The bacterium DNA window GGCCGCGCGTGGATCTTTCGACATCGTCTGAAATTCGTTTGCCGCTGCGTTGGTTGGCGATTCTGCACGGCCATCTGAAATGTAACATGGCGGCAACATCCGGAATTCACACACATGACGATGCCGTCAAGCTGATCATGTCCGGCGCGGACGTGGTCATGCTCTGTTCAGCGCTGTTTCAATGGGGCATTCACCGGCTCGGTCGTCTTGCCGAGGAGATTGACGAATGGGGCACGGAGCATGGCTACGATTCGCTCGATATGCTGCGGGGTTCGATGAGTCAGCGGGCAGTGAAAGACCCGGAGTCGTACGAGCGCGCGAACTACATGAAGACCCTGCAGAGCTTCCGCCCGGTTGCTTAAGCTAAGTTGGTGGAGGTATAGAGGGGCCGACGTCCATCGGCCCCTCTATTAATTTAAAAGAAACAATAATTTGTGAAAAGTTGGCGGTGCCACGGCGAGGCCGGTTGCCCTTGACAGGGACACCGGAAAGCCGTATCTTAGGCATTCTAAAGTCGTTAGGAGTCTGCCATCCCCCCTCGGAAAGTCCAGGTATCGGCGTCGGCTGAGAAGCCGTCCGCGAAGAAGAGCGAGTCTCAAGCTCCGCGCTTCTCTGTTCCGTTTACGCGTAAGAACTATCAGATCCTTGGAGCTGGAGTTCTGATGCTGATAGCAGGCTATTTCTTCATGAGCCAGCCGCCACACGACGGTTTCATGAGTTTGACTTTGTCGCCGCTAATTTTGACGGCGGCCTATTGTGTGGTAATACCGTGGGGCATTTTGGCGCGGGAACAGGCACCGACACACCCGTCGCAGACCAGGGGCGATTAGCTCAGCTGGTCCAGAGCGCCTGCTTTACACGCAGGATGTCGGGGGTTCGAATCCCTCATCGCCCACGATAGAACATTATTAGCTTTTAGCCGGGGTCGTAGTTCAGTTGGTTAGAACGCTGGCCTGTCACGCCGGAGGTCGCGGGTTCGAGTCCCGTCGGCCCCGCTAAAAAACAAGGGTTTACCAGAGATGGTAAACCCTTTTGATTTGCTGTGGTCACAATATGGTCACACTTGGTCACAGATCCGTGTCAAAATCGAGGCGGTTGACAGCGGTTCGAACGTGCTCTTGATTCAAGGCGAGGTAGTGCTTTTCTGTGACTTTCACCGATGAGTGTCCTAGCAGCCGACTTACGGTATAGATATCGACACCCTTTTCGATAAGGTGGCAAGCGAAGGTCGCTCGCAAGCTGTGCAAGTGGATGTCCGCTGGCAAGCCGATTTGGCGTGCCCATCTTCGGAACTTCTGGGAAACACTGTCTGGCTTGTAGTCAGGGAAGAGTAGTCCTAATTGTTCACCAGGCCACTTAATGAAGAGCTCTGCCAAGGAATCCGAGATAGGAACAGTTCGACGGTTACCCATCTTTCCGGATTCTCCTCGAACGACAATTTGTCGTCTTGGCAGATCGATGTCAGACCACTGAAGTCCGAGAATCTCGTTTCTGCGGCAACCAGTCTTGAGTCCGATGATCATAAAACGTCTGTACAATGGATCCGAGTGCGAAAGCAGGAGCTTAATCTGGTCATTGTTAAGCCAAGCTGGCGGATCCGGAGTACGAGTTCGCACAAGTTGAAATCTACCTGGAGCGGATTCGGGGATTAGCTTTAGCTTCTTGGCTTGCTGAAGCGCCGTATTGAGAACCCTTAACTCAAGGTTCAAAGTATGAGGCGAGACTTCTGCCAGTCGACGAGCCTTGTACTCTTCGAGAATCATCGGTGTGACGGCACCGACCCTCAGGTCGCCAACTGTGCCGATAAGCGTACGAAGAGCCGTAGCTTCACGGTCACCAGTCTTTTTGCTTTTTTGTTTGACAAGGCAAATATACGACTGCGTTCTGCTAACTCACTGAGTAGCATCGAAGGTGGCGAGTCTACGCCATCACTCTCACCTGTTGCAAGCGCAGAACAAAACTCATGATAGATCTTTTCCGCAGTTCGACGATCAGTCTCACCTATCCTTCTGACTTTCATGACGCCGTCAACGCGGTATCTGATATCCCAATACGTTCCGCCCGACTTCAACTTCCGTTTTCTTAATGATGGCACAGGTCTCACCTCCTTTCGTGCCGGTTTCGTTCCCTAAGCCCCTGAGATATCTCAGGGGCTTTACTTCTTCTTATGCCGCTTTTCTAAGATTAATCTGACGCGGTGTAAGGCGTTGCTTGTGGCGCTCGATGAACTCATCGAGTTGCTGCCGCGTGAAATACACCGAGTTCTTCGAGAACCTCACGCATTCCATTCTCCCCGCGTGTACGTGTCGGTGAAGCGTTGTTCTGCTGATGCCAAGCGTGGCGGCTGCGTCTTTGGCCGGCAGCAGTAACTTCGAATCGGAATCATTTGTCGTCATAATCTGGTCGATTTCTTGTAGTTGTTTGCAGATGCGTTACTTGAACAACCTCTTATACTCGGGAAAGAACGTGCACCCCGCGTCAAGAAAGCGGTTGTACTCAGCAATTGGATCGAGGCCTTTTTCGATTGCGTGAAACATCACCATAAATCGATTGTATGGTTCGACGAGGTCGCGGTGCCACACTCCAACGCGGTTTCTATACAGTTTTCCAATCTGGCCGCGATACTCATTAGCCAGACCGCTTTCCAAGTCGAGGATTGGCAAATGCTGCGGCTCAATAGATCCGGATATCTCCCCACAGTTCATCCAGCAGAGTCATCGCCGTGTGAAGACCATGGTGAAGCTTCTGGCTTCTGTCACCCAT harbors:
- a CDS encoding helix-turn-helix domain-containing protein, producing the protein MTTNDSDSKLLLPAKDAAATLGISRTTLHRHVHAGRMECVRFSKNSVYFTRQQLDEFIERHKQRLTPRQINLRKAA
- a CDS encoding site-specific integrase, with amino-acid sequence MILEEYKARRLAEVSPHTLNLELRVLNTALQQAKKLKLIPESAPGRFQLVRTRTPDPPAWLNNDQIKLLLSHSDPLYRRFMIIGLKTGCRRNEILGLQWSDIDLPRRQIVVRGESGKMGNRRTVPISDSLAELFIKWPGEQLGLLFPDYKPDSVSQKFRRWARQIGLPADIHLHSLRATFACHLIEKGVDIYTVSRLLGHSSVKVTEKHYLALNQEHVRTAVNRLDFDTDL